The DNA segment CGAAAATCGTCGATTGGATAGTTTGAAAGGTCGCAAAACGACGCTTGGCGTACTCATGTCGTATGCGCATAATCGTTATTTGGTGCGTCCTACGGAACGTAAAACGACGTTTGGTTCGTTGCAAGGCGGCGTGATGCGCTTGTATGTAGATTTTGACGGGCAAGAAATTATGGAATATGCTACGCTTCAGTCTGGCCTAAAACTTTCGCATCGCCATAACCGCAAATCCCAAATGGATTTTATCTTGTCGGGTGTCTGGACGCGCGAACGCGAACGCTTCGACGTGGAAGGCGTTTATAATATTTGTGATGTGGAAACCGACCCCAGTAAATCCAATTTCAATGAATGCGTGTTTGAACGTGGTGCAGGTAGTTATTACAACTATGGCCGCAATGACCTTGATGCCACGATTTATAATTTCTTGAACAGGAATTACTACGACCCCGATTCCATGAATCATTTTGAGTATGGCGTAGGCGCATCGCTCGAATCTATCAAAGATAAATTGTATGAGTATAATTTTATTGATTCGGCTGATTATGTGGATATTACAGAGTTTTTAAAAACAAAAAATAACCTGAATACTTATCGCCTCAGTGCTTATGCTCAACATACCATTCGCGGAGAACGTAGTGTATTTACCTATGGTGTGCGTGCTAATTTCTGGAGCTATAACAAACAATGGTTGGTAAGTCCACGTGTGCAATATTCGTACCGTCCGCGCTGGCCTAAGCGCGATGCCATCGTTAAAGCGGCGGTAGGTGTGTATCAACAAGCTCCATTTTACAGAGAAATGCGCGACCAAAACGGCGTGTTGAACCCTAATATTAAGGCGCAAACTTCGTATCATGTCATTGGCGGACTGGACTTTAAGTTTATGATGTGGGAACGTGAGTTTAAATTTACGTCCGAAGTTTATTTCAAATACATTACCAATCTTATTCCTTACGACGTGGACAATGTGCGGATTCGCTATTACGCCCGCAATATGGGCGTGGCTTATGCTACGGGTGCAGATTTTCGGGTAGGCGGCGAGTTTGTGAAAGGGGCGGAGTCGTGGTTTAGCTTAGGTATTATGAGTACGCGCGAAAATATAGATGGCGATTCTACGCACGGATACGATGCGAATGGCAATTTGGTGAAAACTGGCGAACGTGGATTTATTCGCCGACCAACCGACCAACGCGTTACGCTGGGCGCATTTTTCCAAGACCATTTGCCCAACAATCCGTCGGCGAAGGTATATCTAAATTTGGTGGTCGGGACGGGTTTGCCGTTTGGTGTGCCTAACAACATAGACCAACGTGCAGTATTTTCTTCGCCGCCATACCGCCGCGTGGATATTGGTTTCTCGAAAGTGATTGCCGTGCGCGACAAGTCCGCGAAAATGGGGAAATATTTTGATACCGTATCGTTGGGGTTGGAAATCCTCAACCTGTTGGGCGCACAAAATACCATTTCGTATATGTGGGTGAAAGATTATTATAACACTCAATACGCTATTCCCAATACGCTGTCGGCGCGGTTTGTCAATGCGCGTGTGTTGATGCGTTTCTAAGGATATTTTAGTAAAAACAAAAAGCGGCCAAATGCTCATAAGAAGTATTTGGCCGCTTTTTTGTTTTAAAAAAGGTGGTAAATGTTTATTTCATAATGGAAATAATAAAACTTGGAGGGTAAACACCGCCTTGTAAGTTATATGCTTGAGAAGACCATGTGCCTGTAACAGAATTAAATATGTATAATTTATTTTCCTCCATGTTTCTAAAGTTAAAAACGCCTCCGCTTGTGCTTAATGATATATACATATTATTGGTGGTATTGTTGTAGGATTGAGATGTCCAAGTACCTGTTTTTGCACTATAAGCGTACATTTTGTACGCATCACTATCTTGAAATGCCATATCCCCATTTAAAAATTTTAAATTTGGAGGGTAACTGCCGCCTTGTAAGGTATATGCTTGAGAAGACCATGTATTCGTATTGATATTAAACACATTAAACGTATTGTTATAGTAATTTTGAAACCAAAAATTATCAGTAACAGTATCTATGCTTAAATTTGAAAGAGGATAACCTTGAGGAACTGCGTATGATTGGCTATGCCACGTTCCTGCCTTTCCATTGAAAATATAATATATATTGTTTTGAAAATCATCAAAATAAAAATGCCCATTATGATGTTGAATAGACTGAGAGGCAACCTGTGGACTGTAGGATTGAGATGCCCAAGTGCCCGTTTTGGCACTATACGCAAACAATGTGTGATTGTCTGAATCTTGGTATCCAAAGTTTGTTTTGGGTTCGGTGCGTATCTGTTCGGCAATGCTGACGTTAGAAGCAATAGAACCCGCCGCCAGCGCATACGGCACACTCATTAGTTGGTTTGTACCAACGGAAGTGTAATTGCTGCCGCCGTTGGGGTCTAATTCTACCTTCAAAAACTTTGTATTAAGGCTCCAGTTAATAGTTGCAAACGTACCTGAGAGGGCTGTCCCTTGTCCAATGTTGAGGTTGAAAAGACCTTGCGCATTGGTGGTTTTGGTATGAGTTTCGGTGTAAATGCTTGTGCCTGTAGCCGAATTATCCAAAATACTAATTCTTACACTTACGTTGCTGTTTGTTACGGGTGCGCCGCTTGTATTAAATGCAATGGCTTGATAACTAATGCTTTGGGGAACTTGAGCCGTTGCGGTGAAATGTAGGAGAAGTAGAGCCGCTATGGCTGTAAATAGATTTTTCATGGTTATTGTTTTACGATTTTGAACGAACTAATTTTTTTGTTGTCGGTACTGACTGTATATAGACCATTGGCAAGGCCTGAAAGGTCTATGGGTGTGCCCTGATTGGTTTTTTGCATCACAAGGCGGCCTGCATTGTCAAAAATAAATACCTCTTTGAACGGGATATTTTCAGGACTTTGGAACACAATAGAACCTGTGGTTGGGTTCGGAAATACGTTCATGCTCGCCGAACTAAGCTGTTCTTTTGTGCCTACCACCGCAAATTCGATACGTGATAATGCCCCTATAATGCCCGAATTGGCTTCGTTGGGGTTGGTGGGGATAACGAACACTTCGCCAACCGAGAAAACCATATTGTTACTCGATACAGCACCAGTATTGATAGAGCCAATAACACTTTGCCCAAATGAAACATGGGCGGCAAATAGAAGAACGGGTAGAATCGCTTTTTTCATGGGTATGTTAAGATTAGTACATGTTTTTTTGTCGCGGTAAAAATAGAGGAATTGTTTAAAAAAAGTAGCATAAATATTTTATGCTATTCATGGGCTTGTAGTTATAAATTACTATTTTTTTTGTTAAAAATTGTATAGATATTTGACTAAGAATGATTGTTCTTGGATATGTATAACAAATCAAGGGTCTTCATCTGTTTTTATTGATAATATTATATTCACTTTATTTAACATTATGTCATACGCAAACAAAACTAACAACAAGCCTAAGGAGCTTGTCTTTCCTCATCCGCAAGTAAGTGCTAATCAGCGAGAGGGTATTAAAACCAAAGAAATTACGCTTATCGTACAGGGGCAAGGGGTTTTTCTTTTTGCAGATGGAAAAGCCTCAGAACCAGCCGAATTGATTTTTAATAGCCCTGAAAAAGCAAAATCAGGATTACGCTTACTTCTTACGCCGTCAGGCACGCAACTCTATGATTTGGAAACAGAAAAACTACTCGCAGAAACAGCAAGCGTATTGACAATACAAGAAGGCGCATATTATTGGGCAAGCCTTGATAGTCATAACTTTAATTTTAGAGTAGGGTTAGGAGAGGCGAGAAAAGAAACAATGGCGTTTGAATATGAATTTTTGACGAAAGAGGAACAAAAAGACGAAACACTCAAAAAGAAAACACGAGATTTTTTGCAAGAAATAAAACAAATTCAGTATCCGAGCTTTTTGTATCCGTTACGATTGCTTAGAGACCCAGTAATTAGCACGTTGCCTCTCAAAGTGAAGGCAATGGATCAGCTCACGATGCGCGACATTGCCGCAAATCAGTATTTGCCCGTAGCCAATCTTAACCCCGTATCGCAAAAGCTGTATGGTAATATTGCGGGAAGCAATTTTATATTAAATGATAGTGATTTCCCTGATTTTTCAGACGCAATTGAGTATTCTATCGCCACACCAGGCTGTTGGGCGCACGAAAAACTCAAAGAAAAGGCTACCGAATTTGATAAAGATCATCCTAATCCGCATCAAGTATATTTGCGTATTACGTTGGGTGAAAACGGTGGCGAGTCTCCTGGCGTTCCGTATGTGCTCGAAATTTGGCCGCCAGATTGTTATTCGCCTATTCACAACCACGCCAATGCCAATGCCGTTATTAGGGTTTTGTATGGTCAAATCAATGTAACATTATATCCGTTTTTGGGGGCGGAAAAACCTATGGGGAATAAAACTTTTGAAAAAGATGATATTCTTTGGATTAGCCCAACACAGAACCAAACCCATAAGTTGCACAATACGAATGCCAGTGGCCCGACTTGCATCACGATACAATGTTATATGTATGATGCTGAGGATACGCAACATTATAATTATTTCGACTATCTAGAAAGTGGCGATAATGTTGGGCATTTTGATCCAGATTCTGATATGGAATTTCTTGAATTTAAGGCGAAAATGAAGGAAGAATGGGCGAACAGATAGGCTAAACAATTTTTAAATTCAAAATCGCATATTTCCGACTCAATAATTGAGCGTTAGTGTTATATACATGCAAAAATGCGACAAGGTTCTATAAAATCTTGTCGCATTTTGTTTGTAATATACTGATAATGAGTGTTTTGTTTGTTTTTTATTGAAAAAAGAAACAAAATTTTTGGATAATTTGTCAGGATTTGGGCTTGTGTGCGACTATATTCACAAAAAAGGGATCACTTTTAAATCGTAACGATTATGTATTCGCAACCCCCAGAAAAATATCAGCAACAAATTTTCGGCCTCCGATGCTGCGCCATGTCCGTTACTGTGGGGCTGTGGCTCACGCTATCGGGTGGCGGCTTGGCCTCGCAAGCGGCTTGTAGCACGCACGCCTCATTTCCCCAAACACAACAACAGCAACAACAAAATCCTAAAAAGCCCATGTCGTACAAAAAACCATCAGACGCCGCCCTCAAGCAGCAACTTACGCCTTTGCAATACGCAGTAACACAGCACTCGGAAACAGAAAGGCCTTTCAAAAACGAGTATTGGGACGAGTTCCGCGAAGGGATTTACGTGGACGTTACCACAGGCGAGCCGCTTTTCGTGTCCACCGATAAATTTGAGTCGGGTTGTGGCTGGCCAAGTTTTTCCAAGCCCATCGCCGCGCAACTCATTCAGGAAAACAAAGACCAATCGCATGGCATGGTACGCACCGAAGTACGCAGCCGAACAGGTAACGCGCATCTGGGACACGTATTCGACGACGGCCCCACCGACAAAGGCGGTTTGCGCTACTGCATCAATAGCGCGTCGTTGCGATTCGTGCCCAAGCAAGACATGACCAAAGAAGGTTATGGTCAATATCTGGATTTGCTCAATAAAAAATAACACAGATTGCCTCTATTGGGTGTTTTTGTTTTTCGAATAAAAAATTATGTTAATTAACGGTTTTTTGTAAATTCGCTGCTGTATCTCACACATTTAATTTACTTACAATTATGAAAAAGCAAGCACTTTTGTGGGCGGCGGCTATTATGTGTACGGCTTCTACCTGCTCCAAAGATGAAATTCCCGTAGATATTCCTGCGACCATTCCCGTGACCCTGACGGTGAGCGGCTCTAACGCTACTTTGAATCAAAGCGCGGAGTATGACATTAACACGCTTTCTTCCGAATTCGAAAAGTATAAAAACAATATTGGTTCTGTAACGATTCAGAATGTGTATTATACCGTTACGGAGAATAATTCTACGGCCACAAGCCAAGTCGTTAATGCAACGGCTTCTATTTCGGGCGTTGGGGCGGACACTACCAACAAAAAGACACTTGGTACTATCACCAACCTTGATGTAAAAAGTAGTGTTGGCGTGCGTAAAGAATTTACGATGGATAATGCTACGAAAGATTATTTAGTAACATTGCTCAAGAACGAACCACCAAAATACAAAGTGTATTTTTCGGGTAGCTCAACGACTACACCCATCAATTTCAAATTGAAAATGGAATTTAAAGTAACATTCCGTCCGAAAGTATAATTATTCTCAACTATAAGATAGTTTTCGATGCGATAAGGTTTTGTAACAGAATCTTATCGCATTTTTTGTTTGTATATTTCGCATTTTGCAGAAATTTTAACACCAAATATTTTCAATAACACTATGCAACGAATATTTTTAGTAGTAGGGCTGTGGCTACTGGCCGCACTGACGGGCTGGGCACAAAACAGTTACCAAACCCAAACCAACGTTCATTATTATCCTGCAAACACTTACGGAACAGATGTTTATAAAACAGAGCGTTGCGTTTTGGATATTTATTATCCTAAAAACAAAAAAGGTTTTGCCACAATTGTTTGGTTTCATGGTGGCGGACTGACGGGCGGCAGCAAAGAAATCCCAGAGTACCTGAAAGAAAAAGGCTGTGCGGTGGTAGGTGTTGGGTATCGGCTGCACCCCAACGTACAAGCTCCCGTGTACATAGAAGATGCCGCCGCCGCTGTGGCGTGGGTGTTCGGGAACATGCCGCAATTGGGCGCGGATACGTCTCTTATTTTTTTGTCGGGGCACTCGGCGGGCGGCTATCTGGACTTAATGCTGGGTTTGGACAAACAGTGGTTGGCACGCCATCGTATAGATGCCAACCGTATCGCGGGGCTGATTCCTTTTAGTCCGCAGTGCATCACGCATTTTACGGTACGCAAAGAACGCGGCATGGACGACAAACAACCGCTAATAGACACATTCGCGCCGCTCTACCACGTGCGTGCCGATGCGCCGCCGCTTTTGCTCATTACGGGCGACCGCGAAAAAGAACTACTCGGCAGATACGAAGAAAATGCTTACATGGCGCGTATGATGCAGCTCAAAGGCCATACGGCCACCACGCTCTACGAACTACAAGGCTATGACCACCAGATGGCCGAACCCGCTTATCCCTTGTTGCTCAAAGAAATAAAACGCATCACGGAACAGAAAAAAAAGAAATGATGCTTTCTAAGGAATAATAATTAACTTTACAAATGTGATATTGCCACAACGCTGTAAATGTTGCACCAGCACCCGAAACAGTTGTGATTTGCTTTCAAAATTTACAAATGTGATATTGCCACAACGGAAAATAAGCAAGAGTATTTCAGTGCCTAGTTGTGATTTGCTTTCAAAATTTACAAATGTGATATTGCCACAACAGTGGTAATGTGGGTGGTAGGTGTCTTGTTGTTGTGATTTGCTTTCAAAATTTACAAATGTGATATTGCCACAACATGGTGCTTTCTTCAAAACGAAACGAACCAGTTGTGATTTGCTTTCAAAATTTACAAATGTGATATTGCCACAACCGTTCATAGCCGTAGCGTTTGAATATGCTGTTGTGATTTGCTTTCAAAATTAACAAATGTGATATTGCCACAACCTCGGAAAATAGTGGCTGATAGCCGACAAAGTTGTGATTTGCTTTCAAAATTAACAAATGTGATATTGCCACAACGTAGGAGCTTATAAAAAGCTGTAAATCAGGATTTAGTGTGCAATGTTAGAATGACAAAAAAAGCTCCCAAACGGAGCTTTTTTGCGTTTTCGACTGAGTTTTTGCCATTCTAACAATACACTTGCGCTACACTTTTTCCAAAAATCAGGTAGATTGCGCGGCATAACCAAAAATACAAAATGCTCCATCATCAGGCCATTATTACGGACATAAAAGCGATTATTGCGCAGTCGCAGGAAAAAGCCATTCGGACGATAGACCACCAACGGACGTTGATGTATTGGGCTATTGGTGAACGAATTTTTCGGGAAGAGCAGCAAGGCAAAGACCGCGCCGACTATGGCCAGCACCTGACGGCGTATATTGCGCAAGCCTTAGAACCCGAACTGGGCAGCGGTTTTTCCAAACGACAAGTAGAGTTGATGCGCCAGTTTTACCGCACTTTCCCAATTGCGAACACACTGTATTCGCAATTGAGCTGGAGCCAATACAAACTTTTGCTTCGCCTCGACAGCCACGACCAACGCACTTTTTATATGGCCGAAACTGTCAAAAATAACTGGACGGTGCGCCAACTCGAACGGCAAATTTATACCAATCTCTACGAGCGGCTGTTGGTCAGCAACGACAAAGAAAGCGTGTTGGCGGTAGCCCAAAACGAGCAGTTGCCCTCCGATGCCAAACAGATTATCAAAGACCCGATGTTTTTGGAGTTTCTGGGTTTTCGGCGCGAAAGTGCTTTTTATGAAAAAGACTTGGAAACGGCCATTATTACGCATTTGCAAGAGTTTTTGTTGGAGTTGGGCAACGGATTTTCGTTTGTGGCAAGGCAAAAACGTATTCACATCGAAGGCGATGATTTTTTCGTGGATTTGGTGTTTTACAATCGGCTGTTGCAGTGTTTTGTGATTATCGAAATCAAAACGGCCAAGCTCACGCACCAAGATTTGGGACAGTTGCAAATGTACGTCAATTACTACGACCGCGTAGAGAAGTTGCCGCACGAAAACGCGACCATCGGGATTTTGCTTTGCGCTGACAAAAACGATGCCGTCGTGCGCTATTCGCTGCCCGCAGGCCAAAAACAAATCGTGGCCAGCCAATACAAGTTATATTTGCCGACCGAACAGCAATTGTTGGCGGAATTAAACAAAGAACTTTATAGTTTTGAAAAAGGCGAATAATGATTTGCTTTCAAAATTAACAAATGTGATATTGCAACAACTGTTTAGGTTCTGACAGGAAGACGATAGAAGTTGTGATTTGCTTTCAAAATTTACAAATGTGATATTGCCACAACATTTAGCTTTAAGCAACAGGCCGTAATTTAGTTGTGATTTGCTTTCAAAATTAACAAATGTGATATTGCAACAACTTACCTGATTTTTCACCGTCCAGAACCACGTGTTGTGATTTGCTTTCAAAATATCAATCTAAGTTTTAATACACTGAAATACAGTCATTAGTAAACAGCGATGTAATGCAACTAACTGATAGTTAGTTTGTTGTTCATTACTCACTAATTTTACTTACTTAATTTATTAACATTGTAAATGTTTAACTTTTTAACAAGAACAAACAATGTTGATAATCAGCAAAAAAAATGACGGTTTATGTATTTCACAGAACCGACCAAACCAATAAGCGTGGAGAAGCTCCCGTTTGTGCCTATGTGATAATTGATGGTAAGAAGTCAGGCAATTTTGCATTGGGTTTAGTATGTACGCCTGAAGCTCTCGGCTCGTCGGTTGTGCAAGGTCAAATTGCTTTGGCGAAAAAAGCTATTGAAGACATACATACGTTTTTGTCGTTGTCGCAGAAGACGCTCACTGCCAATGATATTAAAACCGAGTACATTACTCGCAAAAAAGGTAATCGGGTAAAGGTCATTCAAACAGAAGGTACATTACTAAAAGTTTCGGAGGTAAAACCTAATCTGTGTTTTTTCAGAATTGCGAGGCAAATAGGAGAGATGCACGTGTATTTACTTCGTTTTGAGCGTTTTGCTAATTCACACCCAGAATATTCAACGAATATTTATGAGATTAGGCCGCTTGTAATGAGTTATTTATCGCAATTCACCAAACGCAATACGGATACTGCAAGCGTGTATTTTCAGCGCATAAAACAGGTTGTAGTGTATGCACTGGAAGAGGGAATAATCCAGAAAAATCCATTACGAGGGGTTAAAATTTTACGTAAAAAAGGGGAGAAGCTCAGTTATCTAAAGCCAGAGCATATCAATCAAATTATTGATTATAAGGGGTTTTTACCTAAGTTAATGCCTTATGTTGATTTATTTTTATTTGCGTGCTATACAGGTTTATCTCTTTCGGATTGTGTTAATGTAAGCCAAGAAAATATAGTGGCTTATGGAACGCGCGAATACATAGTAGCACGTCGGCAAAAAAGCAAATCATTAATTAGGACAGAATTAACTGATGTAGCCAAAAGTGTTTGGGCAAAACATGAATATAAATGGCAAACGTATCTTGACTATAATAGCAAGAGTTTTAGGAGTCAATATTATTTGATATTACTTACAATCAAGAAGATACGGCAAATTACAGGGCAATCCGTTACGTTCCATAAGGCTCGACATACCAAAGCCTTTGAGTTGTTGAATGTCAGGGGTGCAAGTATTGATATGGTATCCACGATGTTAGGGCATACGAATGTTACTATTACACAAAAATACTATGCTGAAATGTCTTTAGAAGGCCTATCTAAGGCTCTGGATAAATTAGAAGAATAGAAACAAAAGGCCGTCCCAATATCGGGGCGGCCTTTTGTTTTATTAGTCTTTTAAATGCACAATTTTAACACCCCTGCCAATTCTATGGGTAGAGTCCTCCATTACATCTTCTTCTATGTACCCTTTAGTTGTATAAAATCTAAATTTTAC comes from the Flexibacter flexilis DSM 6793 genome and includes:
- a CDS encoding cysteine dioxygenase, with translation MSYANKTNNKPKELVFPHPQVSANQREGIKTKEITLIVQGQGVFLFADGKASEPAELIFNSPEKAKSGLRLLLTPSGTQLYDLETEKLLAETASVLTIQEGAYYWASLDSHNFNFRVGLGEARKETMAFEYEFLTKEEQKDETLKKKTRDFLQEIKQIQYPSFLYPLRLLRDPVISTLPLKVKAMDQLTMRDIAANQYLPVANLNPVSQKLYGNIAGSNFILNDSDFPDFSDAIEYSIATPGCWAHEKLKEKATEFDKDHPNPHQVYLRITLGENGGESPGVPYVLEIWPPDCYSPIHNHANANAVIRVLYGQINVTLYPFLGAEKPMGNKTFEKDDILWISPTQNQTHKLHNTNASGPTCITIQCYMYDAEDTQHYNYFDYLESGDNVGHFDPDSDMEFLEFKAKMKEEWANR
- a CDS encoding T9SS type A sorting domain-containing protein — its product is MKKAILPVLLFAAHVSFGQSVIGSINTGAVSSNNMVFSVGEVFVIPTNPNEANSGIIGALSRIEFAVVGTKEQLSSASMNVFPNPTTGSIVFQSPENIPFKEVFIFDNAGRLVMQKTNQGTPIDLSGLANGLYTVSTDNKKISSFKIVKQ
- a CDS encoding PDDEXK nuclease domain-containing protein, which produces MLHHQAIITDIKAIIAQSQEKAIRTIDHQRTLMYWAIGERIFREEQQGKDRADYGQHLTAYIAQALEPELGSGFSKRQVELMRQFYRTFPIANTLYSQLSWSQYKLLLRLDSHDQRTFYMAETVKNNWTVRQLERQIYTNLYERLLVSNDKESVLAVAQNEQLPSDAKQIIKDPMFLEFLGFRRESAFYEKDLETAIITHLQEFLLELGNGFSFVARQKRIHIEGDDFFVDLVFYNRLLQCFVIIEIKTAKLTHQDLGQLQMYVNYYDRVEKLPHENATIGILLCADKNDAVVRYSLPAGQKQIVASQYKLYLPTEQQLLAELNKELYSFEKGE
- a CDS encoding tyrosine-type recombinase/integrase, translated to MTVYVFHRTDQTNKRGEAPVCAYVIIDGKKSGNFALGLVCTPEALGSSVVQGQIALAKKAIEDIHTFLSLSQKTLTANDIKTEYITRKKGNRVKVIQTEGTLLKVSEVKPNLCFFRIARQIGEMHVYLLRFERFANSHPEYSTNIYEIRPLVMSYLSQFTKRNTDTASVYFQRIKQVVVYALEEGIIQKNPLRGVKILRKKGEKLSYLKPEHINQIIDYKGFLPKLMPYVDLFLFACYTGLSLSDCVNVSQENIVAYGTREYIVARRQKSKSLIRTELTDVAKSVWAKHEYKWQTYLDYNSKSFRSQYYLILLTIKKIRQITGQSVTFHKARHTKAFELLNVRGASIDMVSTMLGHTNVTITQKYYAEMSLEGLSKALDKLEE
- a CDS encoding TonB-dependent receptor gives rise to the protein MIRSFALLVGVLLFTVNFCVAQQPTATLKGTITQPDGQAIPFASVGIKNAKIGANTAENGTFELSVPAGQNLVLLVSRVGFKPYSQTVFLKNGEVKELKISLKDSSLMATVDVQTKHYTEKREQVSLTTLDPRHSKVLPSPFGEFNRLLATLPGVVSNNELSSQYSVRGGNFDENLVYVNDIEIYRPFLVRSGQQEGLSFVNPDLVKNVEFSSGGWQPRFGDKLSSVLNIDYKEPVRTAGSATLGLLAQSAHMETSLAGGRVSVVAGVRRKTAQYLFSSTEVTKGLETKGEYFPKFMDFQAYVNTDLRNRNRENRRLDSLKGRKTTLGVLMSYAHNRYLVRPTERKTTFGSLQGGVMRLYVDFDGQEIMEYATLQSGLKLSHRHNRKSQMDFILSGVWTRERERFDVEGVYNICDVETDPSKSNFNECVFERGAGSYYNYGRNDLDATIYNFLNRNYYDPDSMNHFEYGVGASLESIKDKLYEYNFIDSADYVDITEFLKTKNNLNTYRLSAYAQHTIRGERSVFTYGVRANFWSYNKQWLVSPRVQYSYRPRWPKRDAIVKAAVGVYQQAPFYREMRDQNGVLNPNIKAQTSYHVIGGLDFKFMMWEREFKFTSEVYFKYITNLIPYDVDNVRIRYYARNMGVAYATGADFRVGGEFVKGAESWFSLGIMSTRENIDGDSTHGYDANGNLVKTGERGFIRRPTDQRVTLGAFFQDHLPNNPSAKVYLNLVVGTGLPFGVPNNIDQRAVFSSPPYRRVDIGFSKVIAVRDKSAKMGKYFDTVSLGLEILNLLGAQNTISYMWVKDYYNTQYAIPNTLSARFVNARVLMRF
- a CDS encoding alpha/beta hydrolase; this translates as MQRIFLVVGLWLLAALTGWAQNSYQTQTNVHYYPANTYGTDVYKTERCVLDIYYPKNKKGFATIVWFHGGGLTGGSKEIPEYLKEKGCAVVGVGYRLHPNVQAPVYIEDAAAAVAWVFGNMPQLGADTSLIFLSGHSAGGYLDLMLGLDKQWLARHRIDANRIAGLIPFSPQCITHFTVRKERGMDDKQPLIDTFAPLYHVRADAPPLLLITGDREKELLGRYEENAYMARMMQLKGHTATTLYELQGYDHQMAEPAYPLLLKEIKRITEQKKKK
- the msrB gene encoding peptide-methionine (R)-S-oxide reductase MsrB: MYSQPPEKYQQQIFGLRCCAMSVTVGLWLTLSGGGLASQAACSTHASFPQTQQQQQQNPKKPMSYKKPSDAALKQQLTPLQYAVTQHSETERPFKNEYWDEFREGIYVDVTTGEPLFVSTDKFESGCGWPSFSKPIAAQLIQENKDQSHGMVRTEVRSRTGNAHLGHVFDDGPTDKGGLRYCINSASLRFVPKQDMTKEGYGQYLDLLNKK